A window of Watersipora subatra chromosome 10, tzWatSuba1.1, whole genome shotgun sequence genomic DNA:
CTCTGTCAAGGATGACAATGCTTGGATTGCGTTTCACTTTCATCTCTGAGACTTGCTCAGTCATTGCAGCCGAAGCTTTTCTAATGTTTTTTGTGCATCAGCTTTGCAGCCAGCATGCAGCGAGCGCCGCCAGTTAGGTCTGTCTTTGGAGGCAGAGGTCAATGTCTCAGGCTGCATGAAGAAGTATTTCAGGTCTCATTTCAAGACATCCTTGAACCGAAGACGAGGTCTGCCTGTTTGGCGGGTTCTATTTTCCAACACACCATGAAGAACCATGTGTGGGATTCTCATGCTCGACATACGGTTGACATGCCCTGCCAATCGAAGCCGGATGAACTTCAGTCTAGATGAGCGGGGGCCTGAGCCAGTCTGCATGTACAGCTCTTCATTTGTCATCTTGTCCTCCCACGTTTTCCCGAGAATGAATCTTAGGTTGCGAGTGTGGAAGGCACTGATCTTTGATTCCTGTGGTTGCTAGTTGGCACATGTTTCAGCACCGTATAAAAGGATACTGAGGACGCATGCCTCATACAAACGAACTTTGGTTTTGATACCTATGTGTCGGTTTTTCCATACACGCTTGGTTAGTCTGCCAAAGTCGGTGGAGGCAATTCCTAGTCTTGTGGAGATTTCATTGTTTACAGTTGTATTCTTTGAGAGGCATGACCCAAGATAAGTAAATTTCTCAACACCCTGCAGGTTAGTGTCATCTATTGAAAATACATGGGGGTCAAAAGCTTGTGACATAGTCACAGTCTTTTTCAAACTAATCTGCAGCCCTAAGCGCTGGCAGGATACAGCAAAGTGGTTGAGCATAAACTGCAGGTCTTCCGGGGACGGGGCACATATTGCTGCATCACCAGCATATATCAGTTCCTTGATGACGAACTTCTCAGTAAGAGAGCGCGCTTTATAGCGGGCAAGATTGAAGAAGTTTTCATCATCACGTGTGAGGAATGATACACCACTGGACTTGCAaagttgtctgtctgtcacttTGAACACATACAAGAAGTGTATGACAAAGAGGGTTGGGGCAAAGACGCAACCTTGCTTGACACCTCTTTTTATGGGAAATTCATCGGAGAGTTGACCATCGAACTGTACTCGAGCTTGCATTCCAATGGGGAATGACTCAATTAGGGCGAGGAGAGTGGGAGTACAGCCAGTCTCCCTGAGAACTGTGAACAGGAAACCTCGGTCGACAaggtcaaataaatatatataaattaatatagattatatattatatatatataatatataatcgatagattatatatcatatatatatactagttgtaccaaccggcgttgcccgtgtaatagaacaatatttggacagaaaattgatttgtatttaacatataacaacatttgccatactaacgttcaaactacatatcatgagaaaagttttttgtcttataaacaatgagaagtagtgagggttttgctattagccattACAATAACGTTACGCTATGGCCcgcgtcatacgcaaagcaTTTAGGTTTTGCTCCTATATAATGACTTATACTGGCAGGGTAGCAATTTGACTTCTTTAGTCTGGTGGGtaaggcgtcagactggtgaacggctTGGTCGGAGATCAAATCCTCCTCGGTCcagaatatttattccaaaattttaagcTCTATAGCTGTATTTCCGACAACGACACacagacagactttgagaaatatatatatactagttgtaccaaccggcgttgcccgtgtaatagaaaagtatttggacagaaaactgatttgtatttaatatataacagcgtttgccattctaactttctttttcaaactacataccatgagagaaataaaaacacctgaaaaggttttaaaactgtgTCAagcaactgtacctttcaaactagtagcctggcatattgccaatggaaaattccacaaagctagttaataaggttaggcttccaatgaggTAAGcgatgactttgagtctgcattgttgtccagctcaggtGTTCTAATAagagctatagccggaaaaccaaCATACTCACAGacgaactttgagaaatataaatagatataagatatatgtaagatatatataagatatatatatatata
This region includes:
- the LOC137407002 gene encoding uncharacterized protein codes for the protein MQARVQFDGQLSDEFPIKRGVKQGCVFAPTLFVIHFLYVFKVTDRQLCKSSGVSFLTRDDENFFNLARYKARSLTEKFVIKELIYAGDAAICAPSPEDLQFMLNHFAVSCQRLGLQISLKKTVTMSQAFDPHVFSIDDTNLQGVEKFTYLGSCLSKNTTVNNEISTRLGIASTDFGRLTKRVWKNRHIGIKTKVRLYEACVLSILLYGAETCAN